CAATCTAAGACGTTTCAGCCAacctaggccgcttcggccCACCTATGACGCTTCGGCCAACCTAGGCCGCTTCGTCCAACCTAGGACGCTTTGGCCAACCTACCGCTTCGTCCAAACTAGGTTGCTTCGGTCAACCTATGACGCTTCGGCCAATTAGGTCACTTCAGCCAacctaggccgcttcggccCACCTAGGTCGCTTCGGCTAACCTAGGCCACTTTGGCCAAACTAAGCCACTTCGGCCAACCTAGGTCGCTTCAGCCCACTTCGGCCAACCTATGTCGCTTTAGCCCAAAGGGTCACTTCGGCCaaaatggcttagaaaaattctaagtctcaaaatagGACCAAAGTGTCCCATCTAGGGTAGTTCAGCTCGGTAAGGTCAGTCTGCCCAAAAGACTTGTAAAAATTTTCCAAGTCCAAAATAAGACCAAAGTGTCCCACCTAGACTAGCTCAGTCAAAATAGGTCGGTTCGGCCAAATAGGTCAGTCGCCCCAAAAGATTTGTAAAAAATCATAAGTCCAACTCAGAGGACCAAGTGATCCCACTGGGTCAGTTCGGCCAACTAGGTTAGCGTGGCCAACTAGGTCAGCTCGGCCAACTAGACCTGTTCGGCCCTCCAGGTCAGTTCGGTCATTCATGTGCTCATAACAGAGAAAGATGAAGGAAGGGAAAAGACCCAGCCAGAGAAGCTCTTCCCCCTGATAAAGTCTCCTCAGAACAAATGACTTGGTTAAAATACACAAGTCTCAAAAGAATGGCCAAGGAGACACGCAGAGGAAAGTAACCAAGCTAGGTCATCCCAGTTGAAGGCACGTCGCCACTTAgacggaaaaataaaaaatagcgcGGAAAGGCTCGTTAAAATAGAGAGTAAAAGGTCGTGAATCTCAAGCTACATTGAGATAAATACAGGCTATAATTACCCTCCCATCAATTCGCCAAAAGACGTATCGATGAGAGTGTAGGGGGcatatgataataccaaaattaccccaccaataaaagttgGACATGTGACACATAAGTAACAGCAATGCCAAGATCAATCAGCAGCCAAAGTTCCTACTTCGGTATGATTGAAGTAGCTACTTCGGTATGACCAAGAAGAGGCCGAACTACAAGATTGAAGGCACTACTTCGGTTGTTCATTAGAGTAAGATGTCTGGACCGCGTGGTAGGAAGGTCATGACCGACCTTCCTAAGACACTCCTTCCTACCGATGTGGTTTGTCCCATCTGACCTAGGTAGTAAGGTTCGGCCATACCTTACTAAGGTCATTTTACCAAGGAAGAGTCCAAACAGGACATTAACTCCCAGGCAGAGGCCTACTCttttttggagagggatacataGGGAATTTACCCTCCGAAAGACCCTCTagcaaaccaatgagagagagtctgacacctactacaactcaaactgcTCAGGCGCATATAAAAAGGGGACCTCCATTCTCAGGTAAAGAGgctaactcctgcactcaaatttacttactgagcaagaggcagagctccaaatagcgagccatcctcccaagtttagtaccgtactgacttgagcgtcggagaggtccccccgagcacaccctcggggccctaccgaagcttacgtttgctTATTGTGCAGAAAGGAAGGCAACCGATCAGGAAGGAAGAACTTGGTCTGACTAACTGATTCGTCTAGTAGGGTCGGGCCTATTTTtgacgtatatatatatatatatatatatatatatatatatatatatatatatatatatatatatatatatatcataatgaGATGTTTGTTTAATGCATTAGCTATGGCATATATTAGTAACTTGTAAAATATCTCTTTATAGTGGGCATAAGAATGAATGAGATTGCAATGTTATATAGAACGagaagtgaaaaagaaaactctaattattttaaaaactaatattatgtATAATCATGGTGAAGATTATTCTAAGTAAGGGTGATaatgatcgattttttttttcaattttttgacataaatttcaCCAACCAGTTGGTTGGTTATTCTCAATTTTTTAGATTTTCGATGGGTTCTACaaataaatatgtaaattttttgacCAAATCTGACCACTTGGTCGGTTAACCCAACGTTCGATTTTGTCGATAACTTTTATAATCCTAGTTTTAAGGAGATAAATATTATAGAAACAATTGTACTTATCAAAAAGAGCCAATTGAGCGTCATTGTGAAGCATTACAATTTAGAAATCGGGAACATGAAAACAGACAGATAGCACAATTACAACTTCTTCCCCAGATTAGTTGTCTATGGACAACTTGAAAATAAATACGATCCAACACACAAACAACATTTTAGATCCTTAAAAAAAAAGCTTATATAGCTTGACTAATGGGAAAAAATGGTTATTCCATAGCCTTCAtgagtgagagagaaagagagagagagagagatggagctTAATTCCTTGCCCTAACAAGGGGTGAGTGAGGGATTGGAGAATGTGGAGACATGACACCCTCCTCGAATCTCCGAGCGGAGAAGCTCAGACTGAGATCCTCTTTCCAGCGCTGCCTCTTCAACGGCGCCTCTTTTCGCTCCTCTCCTTCACCAACAAATGCTTGCATTCTCTTGAGAGCCACTTGGACTGTTTCATCATCCATGTTTGCAAAGCATACCCTAAACCAACCCGGCTCGACGCAATGAAAAGAAGAGCCCGGAGAAACATTGAGCTTCACTTTGTCAATAATGACTCTCCACAACACCATTTCACCTTCAAATGTCTCTTCTTTAAGTAGATGCCTCAAATCCATCCAAACATAAAGACCAGCATTGCTTTTCAAGCAACTAATACCAACTTCTTCAAGTCCCTTAGTGATAATCCCATGTCTCTTAGCGAGCCTCTTGGCGCTCTCCGTGAGGAAATTGTCGACAAATTCATCGTCGGAAAGCATTGCAGCTAGCAAGTATTGAGTTTGCGAGGAGACTAATCCGAAGCTGGACATTTTCCGGCCACAACTCACCACATCATTATTGTACGAATAGACAATGCCAACCCTAAAGCCAGGGAAACCCAAGTCCTTAGATAAACTGTAAACAATGTGAATAAGGTCGCGGTTGCAGCGATCAGCCATCTCTTGCACAATCTCTGCGACGCTTACAAAACCGGGGGAGCTGAAGACACAGGACGCGTAAATTTCGTCGCAGACAAGGTGAATGTTCTTTTGATTCACAAATGTGACCAAACTCCTTAGTGTGTCTCTGTCCAATACTGTCCCAAGTGGGTTTGATGGGTTCACCATGATCAATCCTTTCACATTGATGTTAGCTTTTTGTGCCCTTTCATATGCTGCTTCAAGTGCTTCTTTTGTTATCTGAAAATTGTTTGAGCTATCACAATCTACAGGTATGATCTGTACCCTGGTTCGCCATCGAAGGTCTCGATCAAATCTGCAATAGTattcaaaaaggaaaacaaaaacatttttGAGTAAAACTGTCCAATGTTTGTTATTCTTTGTCAAACAAGGAATATACTAGAAAATGAAGAGTTTGATTCAATATATGACTAAAATTCACTAATTACTTGGAAGAAAAACAGCATTTGCCTACATAAAAGTTCTCCAAATTTTCCAAATAAGTTGCCATCCAAGAATTTGCTTGCGCGCCCTTTGAACTATCTGGAAATTATGGGTAGTGTCaattatttcattaattttttggaTTAATTTAGATTAGTATTTACAAAGGAAGACCAAAGCTTGTAAGTAGTTGACTTAACCTTCCATGACCAAAACAtagttaaattaattaatgcatGTTTTTTACCTAAATCCTAATAATCAGTCAAATTGGTCTAGGTTGGTGAGCTAAGTTTGACTTATGTGGTAACCATTAAACCTttaatatagtgaaaaataaGTGCTTAGTGAAATTCTgaattaataccacttttacaCATCGAAAGATAATCAGTGTGTCAATTTACACATCgttatttaaaatatttcaatttggtcacccaataataaaattgtttcaaaggTAGATTTTTCTACTTTGGGTCAGTCAAACTGTACATGTGGTAAGCAATATTTGAACAGTCAACGTGCCACATGTGCAGTTTGACTGccccaaagtgagaaaatctgttgagagaccaagttgaaacaattttatcattggatgaccaaattgaaacattttaaataatGATGTGTAAATTTAAAAACTGACTATCTTTCGGtgtgcaaaagtggtattaacccgtGAAATTCCCCATAAGTagtaaaataatatatagtaGTGTTGAAAAGTCAACTATTCCCAACATAAGTACGtacgtacatacatacatatatataaacatatatcaaTTACGATAGCAATTGTCAGCTCGTGAGTTGTACGTACGTGATTTCATGTGTATCTTGTGAGATATATTGAGCCCACAAATTCACTTAAATTCTATGCATCCAACTTAGTAGCTGAAATAACTGTGATACCAGCTGATGgaatgtttatcattttcgtacATGTATATGTAAACACCAAAAttagcaaaacaaaaaagagagaaggggaCCATACGCGGGATAGTACGGTGAGGGAACAAGAAAAGCGTCGCCTGGATCGGCCAAACAGAAGATGATGGTCTCATTTGCACCGGTGGCTCCACCGCTCATGACTATGCGGTTGGGATCGAATATGACTCttccacctctctctctccccataAACTTGGCTATTGCCTCTCTAAATTCAGGCAAACCATGGTAGTCCTGAAAGTTTGCAAGCTCTTTGAACATTTTGACTCCTTCAGTAGTGCATATGGAGGCCTTTGGATTCTTCTTTATCCAATTCTGAACCAAATCGAGCGAAAGCTgcaggaatatatatatatatatatacacacacaaacaatatataacataattaaataacaagtttaaatatgaaaaatgaaaGATAAAAAGATCCTATCAACTATCAAGGTTGAACTGCAAAATTACCTGGTTTTCTGCGAGACCCATCTGGATAACTCCGTCGGGATTGTGGATGGGGTGAAAAGGGTTCTTGTCGTAGGCCTTCCATCCGTCGAAGTAAGATGAATTCTCACCATGACCATCATTGGTTGCAAGCTCAGACAAGACTGCTTGCTTATGATGACTCATTTTAGTATATCAAGTGATGAATACTATTTGAGGATTTGTTTGTGTTGCAGGAAGAGATAAATATGAAGTGGTGATGGAGGAGCTAAGTGTGTGTGGGAATTTATAGGCAAGAAAAGAAcaaggggaggggaggggaggggagtcTGGAAAAGAAATAAGGAAGGAAAAGTCTTTATTTCAAAGTCTAAAGGTTTGATCAGACCAACACCCATGAACGGAAATAACAGAGACGATGTGTTCTTGTTTAATTTGGACATTCAAGCAAGCTGCGTAATTGATAGCTAGCGTCTTTAgtgaaatctctctctctctctctctctctcatgaacaaggaaaaaaacacacacaagaCCCACGTGTATGACAAATATTCCCTTGTGCCTAAAATCTGACGTCATTATATTTGTCATGGAATgactcaatttatgttcttatTATTCTGTATATTAGTATATATTCTATAGAAACTTCAGTTGCTTCTAAGAGAGAATTAGAAACTTCCCCAGAAGTAGGAAAtccttttggtttttgatgctgTCCTGCCCTGGAATAATTATGTTATAGGGGTATCTATTTTTGttccagtgttttttttttgttccaataGACAATTGGCCAACAAAAGTGATATCCCAGTATTTTTTGTTCCAGCTATCTCATAGATTGAGATGGACAAATATGATCCATGCGAAATCGTGACCTCATATGATCTTATATGAAATCTTGTGCGTCCATTTCAGCAATTGAGATAACTAGAACAAAAAATACTGAAATTTGTAACAATGCTAATTTGCCAAACTACGTGAAATCCGTTAGGGCACTAGATAAGGATAAAAAGATGTGCATTGACATAAGAAAAAGACGTGtattttaagttaaaaaaattaagtgagaGAGTGTTTATCACACATGACATAGGGCTCTGAGGACACACATTATCAATACCCAATTTAATTAGTCTTAATTCCATTTTGGGGCATATTAAtcattaatttcattatttcttGTAATAATTTGGGTTGCTTGTGAGGAAGGAAGTGTTCCACCTAACAAGGTCCAAACACACACAATTAATTACTTGATTTGGGTTCCCACTTTGATGGATGTCCCGAACCACGTTCCTTCCATGTAGGTCTCAAATTAGGAAATAACGTTAATTATGCTTATTATCTTTTTGGTCTTATGCATGAAAATCTTGCCTGTCTCATTAATTTTAAGTCTTCAAGCAATTATCACACACTTCACTAGTATTACTTCACGCGGTCATACCAAAACGTGACAAATGGCTTTTTGGAAGGATTAATTGTGCTGTGTAGCCTCCTTTTAATTTGacctacatacatacatacatacaaacacatatataaatgGTTCATGCATGTGTATCAATATAGATCACGTTTATATATTACCTTTGCCTCTCTTCTCCGTCCATTCTGTACGAATTGTATGTATGGAATAATGGATAAATAAGTAACAATTCAAATGGATCATGTGCATAAATATTGTATTGAAATGGggcaaattatatatataaaatataaatatttactttgacttaaatatatatatcatatggcACCATATCATGACCTCATaggattcatatgaaattttgaaaacaacgcatctgaaatttttttggacTATTTATATGTCGTTTTCTAATATACAATCCAATAAATATAACTTGATCTGCAATACTAAAaccattttaattgaattacatACAAAGTTATCTTGCGATCTACTTGTAATAAAATCAAAGCCCTATCGATCTTAGCATAAACTTACCTTCAAATTGAGTCACTAGCTAATTAATTATCTAACTAGTAATTAAAGCCCTAAACCCCACCTCCTGTAATTTAATTCTGGAGAGCAACATATTAGTTACTTTGGTatgaatgaatttaattattaattgtatcatctttaatttatgacgTGGGACAAAAATGGAATGTTCATTTTGTATAAGTAACTCaagaatatatatttaattaagtCAAAGTAGAGTTTGAAGGCTTGGCAGTTTCACACAAGTTACAGTTATTAGAAGACACTTGTGCACCAAAGTCGGCTCTGTATATGATAGTGTTTCGCAATGTGTTtacactgcgttcagttgcaccgcatcttacagcaccacagttttttgtgacacgccaacgCTTTTACAGgaaaactcacctcacagcaccacaactttttaccttgCAGCACCTCACCGTACCCCTAAACAgtttaatatatgttgaattgtctcacgtaatcaaattaggtcaattattttattttaaattaatgtacaatgtaaatgttaagtgattttatattaatattattagtcatataatataaccgtaatttggatacgccaaacgcacctcacagcaccgcaccacagttttaaaagtgatgcgtcaaacagctttttgagtttcaactcacctcacagcaccagacaacactcccaaacagtACCTATATTTGTCACGGCATGTTTTACTTTGTGTACATGCATGGTTGGTTGCTAAGGCAGCTATGcatattttcttttgataaagaAGGCAGCTATACATATATAGCTTTACATGTTCCACGTGTACATGTCAAGGAAAttaagccatatatatatatatatatgttgaaataTATGATCAGGTTCAACTCAGtcattcatttttcaaatgtttcaagaatatatatttcagtgaccaaaagttgtctttcccCTATATTCTTGAGTTACTTATTGAAAATGAACATTCCATTTTTGTCCCACGTAATAAATTAAAGATGatacaattaataattaaattcattcatACCAGAGTAATTAATATGTTGCTCTCCAGAATTAAATTACAGGAGGTGGGGTTTAGGAGTTAGATAATTAATTAGCTAGTGACTCAATTTGGAGTAAGTTTATCCTAAGATCGATAGGGCTTTGATTTTATTACAAGTAGATCGCaagataaatttgtatgtaattcaattaaaatgtaGTATTGCATATCAAGTTATATTTATTGGATTGTATATTAGAAAACAACAtataaataatccaaaaaaatttcagatgcgttgttttcaaaatttcatatgaatcctATGAGGCCACGATATGGTgccatatgatatatatatttaagtcaaagtaaatattttatatatatatatatataatttgccCCATTTCAATACAATATTTATGCACATGATCCATTTGAATTGTTACTTATTTATCCATTATTCCATACATACAATTCGTACAGAATGGACGGAGAAGAGAGGCAAAGGTAATATATAAATGCTGTCTTTCCCccaagaatatatatatttaattaagtCAAAGTAGAGTTTGAAGGTTTGGCAATTTCACACAAGTTAAAGTTATTAGAAGACACTTATGTACCAAAGTCGGCTCTGTATATATTTGTCACGGCATGTTTTAATTACTTTGTGTGCATGCATGGTCGGATGCTAAGGCAGCTATACATATATTTGTGGGTTGGTGAATATATAGCTTTACATGTTCCACGTGTACATGTCAAGGAAATTAAGCCCTATATGttgacatatataattatatatataggaattctcctataagtacacaaagtaagaacataaaataagtACAGCTTGTTAACCATTGATTTAAGTAAAATGACTAGTGAATCCCActgttttgggtctcacatgttttaaatcaatggtgaaaacatgtATATTCTTATTTTATATCCTTACTTTGTGTACTTGTAGGAGAATTATTCATTTGTAGACTTATTTTTCAACCATAAATGTAGTGGGTCCCACAACAAATGTGTGACCCTCACTTTTGTTGagttttattacaatcattgaaTTTTGTGTTCACAAAGTTGATACACATTTTTTGTTCATataagagaatatatatatatatatatatatatatatatatatattcgactaatatatatgtgtgtgtaaagTCGATCTACTAATCAAGTCGAGATGACCACCCGGTTTGATTAGTTATTTGAATATGACAAAGATCCAACAGTTGATATTCCATATCATAACTGTTAATTATTATGGTTTGATTACTTTGATATATATTTAATCTACCAAATCTTTGACCTTCCAGAATCCGGGATATTTAAACACAACAAAATCGTCTTTTTAGGGAAGATAATCGGTGGCCTTTGGCTACagtttaagaatttaatttactTTTGACTGATCTAGATTAATTTGATGCTGATCACTGAAGAAATTAAGACCTTACTTTAGTACACTTTATATGAAACTCTACATACGTGTATAaacaatatatatgtgttggcGTGAGTTATGGAATTAGTTTAAGAAAGTATATATGTAGTCTTTATGAGAATCCTCATGTCATGGAAAGTGTATATGTAAACCCTTGTATCAAGGGAGTCCATAATGTTAGCCTAGAATCATGCAGAGGTCAAATTAGGGTTGTTGTATTGTAATATAAGAAGATGTATTATATTCATGGTGAATATACGAAACACTAAATTGTAAcaatatgtgtatgtatagagGAATTCTTTTATGTGGATCAAAAGGTGTGGACCAATTTTGTGGATCAAAATCCactggttgtaataaaacacaacataagtgggggccacacatttattatgagaCCCActacatctatggttgaaaaacaagttcacaaagttggtctatacttttggtccacataagagaatttctgtatatatacacactataGTATAACTGTATAAGTCCCGATGAAGAATTGAAGACTAGTCCACGTATTGTATTCTAAAATGTATGCATGGTTCACGTGGGTATATGTATCAtctttgtatgtatatatatgaacatgcaaaCAAAATGTCTCTTGCACTTAGAATCTCAGTTGATCTTGATATACGCTGCAGTACACGATCTTGCTTTGGAAAAAACAGTAAGAATATGAgaattttttctcttaaaaACAAGTGTACAATGGAGAAACACAATGTCTCATTGTCTACGGATACTTGAGGAGAGCTTGTGAGTTTGGAACCAACCAGGGTATGTTTGAAGATTCTAATATACGTAATGTTGAGAAGATTGGAATCtcatttaatatatatacatggatGGCCCCAAAACTTAATGAGTTCCAAACATGTATGTTACCCACGTACCCTCACAGGTATACGTACATACATACAAAACTCCTTGGACATATCTCTGGTCATGTATCTTTTTTTATGGTAACGTGATACCCACCCAGTTGTTCACCAAACAACTGGTTGGTAAACCTTAGGCCACATGGAAGACCCCGCAACTCTCATGAACCAGTTGAGTCCTAGGTCGAGGCCCAGTGCGAGAGATAACGCAGGGTGGCATTAGCACACACGCTGGACTGAGCAATGACCCATTTTGTAAATTGCGATAATAGAAATACCCATAGAACTTAAAACCAAGTCTAGACCCAAACACGTAAATCTTGTCCAATTTATTTGTCCGGATTAGGTTttatctgatttacttgtccggatttaaaccaatccaaatttggtcaattaaatatatCCGTAATCCAATCCGAATTAGGATCTGGACATATAAATTTTTCGTAAACACATGTTGTTGTTCGACCTAGATCGGAACTAATTTTTTTCATCCCTATTTACTGGTATGCGTGTAGCAAGCAATAGCATAATAATTTGTCAAACCATTTCTGTGCGTGcagagaataaaaattagacAAGTTAAAGAAGCAAACGGTGGCTTTTTGACATTTCATAGTCAGCATGTCAAAACTTAAAAGCTCGAATTAGGTGTTCATTAATTTGGACCCGCCTGTCTGGTGGTGTTCCACTATTTCCCATGACATTCTtcattctattcttcttttttttaaagaagttGGACACGTGTCTTCATTGAATTCAATAGTGGTCCATTGATAGAGACAATCTCAATCATAAAGCTTTTTATTCTGATTTCTCTACGTTGTATTTTACATATAAATAAACGGATCTAGGAGTTGcacaattcatttaaaattatagagtttgcaatttgaatccaatggtttgaGAGATGTGCCACATCAAGCAACAAATTtactttttcatattttaaatttgTGTGACTTTTTCTCCAACATTAGATATGATCAATTGTAGACTTTAAAGAATTGCGGAACCCCAAATCCATAATAAGTTGGACAAGGCCATAGGCGTCCAAAAGCACACAAGCGGCTCATACTCGGGCATCCAAGCCCAAGTCAAGATCAATGACCAAGTCGATCAAAGCCCAAGTCGATCAACGCCAATGTTGATCAACGCCCAAGTCGATCAATGACCAAGGTGATCAACAACAATGTTGATCAACGCTATGAACAGTTGGCGAGAATTGGTCATGCTCGTCTCAGGTATCAACCATCCAATCTAACTCCATTGCATATCATGTTCATGCATACATACGATTCATATCATGTCAATCGTACGACCAAACCACACCGAGGCAACAACTATCTCAGATCATTGTCGGACCTATCCTTAATAAGACAAATATGACCTCTGATCCAAGCACGTCGAGTCAGTCGACTTGCAACATTGAGCCGCCTGATCTTTGTACGATCCCATCATGGCCAACCAAAACAAGCCTCAATAATACTATCTCCCACCTTACATCTCATGTTAGCAGTCGACACTCGACACCTTTAACGGATTTACTTTACTCCGACATACTTGCATTACCTGACATCTACATACTCACGCTCATAGTTCACATCTTTcatctcctactttacatcttTTATATACTTGCTTTACTTGACTTTCTCCGATTACTGACTTGATCATCAGAGGCTCTTTGGCAAGTACTCCACTGGTGCCCAAGTCTTTCATCCTTAACCTCGCTTTGTTCCGCAGGACCCCGCTGTAGAAGACTGAAgataaattacgttgactattcaatAATTTGTAGATTTGGACATCAACACTATTCATAATTAGTTGTGAGTAAGtttaatttgatcaattaatttACATATGCATAGTTGTATACCCATTGTGACTCTAAAGCATGAACCCAATTAAGGAATATATTTTAACTCCACTCAATAGTTAAATTTCTTGAGGCCATCCCAAGCTTAAAGCACTTGCAATAGTGTGCATTTCGGGGGTGAATGGTGAAAAAGTGGTTTTTGAtgggccaacaaaaaaaatgatgctACAACAATACTTTTTATGTTAGTCCATTTTTGTTAGGCCAATCGGTATGGCATGAGAGTTGTCATGCCTAAATCAATACAGGGCCATACCTTTATTACACTAAAAATCATACCAATAAATTTATACCATTGTACAAATCCATTTCATGGACccaaccacataagcaaaacaattcctccaatacattttgttggtccCAACAAAACCACACCATTATGGTTACTCTTATAGACTTGATAACAGAGACGGAGCCACCAAGGGACTGGGGGCACctgaatttttaaaaatttatactATATATAACTGTTAGTTGacataattttcattttctatttgtcTATTTTGTCTCTTTACTTATAGTGCtcaatttttgtgtttttaattttGTCTATTTTATCTCTTCATTTATGGTGCTCAAGAATTGGTGCTACATCTAATT
This sequence is a window from Tripterygium wilfordii isolate XIE 37 chromosome 8, ASM1340144v1, whole genome shotgun sequence. Protein-coding genes within it:
- the LOC120004434 gene encoding 1-aminocyclopropane-1-carboxylate synthase-like gives rise to the protein MSHHKQAVLSELATNDGHGENSSYFDGWKAYDKNPFHPIHNPDGVIQMGLAENQLSLDLVQNWIKKNPKASICTTEGVKMFKELANFQDYHGLPEFREAIAKFMGRERGGRVIFDPNRIVMSGGATGANETIIFCLADPGDAFLVPSPYYPAFDRDLRWRTRVQIIPVDCDSSNNFQITKEALEAAYERAQKANINVKGLIMVNPSNPLGTVLDRDTLRSLVTFVNQKNIHLVCDEIYASCVFSSPGFVSVAEIVQEMADRCNRDLIHIVYSLSKDLGFPGFRVGIVYSYNNDVVSCGRKMSSFGLVSSQTQYLLAAMLSDDEFVDNFLTESAKRLAKRHGIITKGLEEVGISCLKSNAGLYVWMDLRHLLKEETFEGEMVLWRVIIDKVKLNVSPGSSFHCVEPGWFRVCFANMDDETVQVALKRMQAFVGEGEERKEAPLKRQRWKEDLSLSFSARRFEEGVMSPHSPIPHSPLVRARN